The DNA region GAGCATCTGCTCAAGCTCAAGCGCCATCCATGGCTGCGCTCGCTGGCTACCGGTCGCGCCAGTTCGCAAAAGCTCTATAGCATCTATTACGATACTGCCGATCTTGAGCTGCGCCGGCAAGCCATGGCGTTGCGGCTGCGTCGTGCCGGCAGGCAATGGATACAAACCCTGAAAGGCGGCGGACAGGTGAGCGCCGGTCTGCATCAGCGCAACGAATGGGAGACGCCGGTGCCATCCGAGCAGCTCGATTTCGAGATGCTCAAGGCCGGTGGCGGCGAGTTGCCGCACGGTGTGCGCAACCGGCTGCAGCCGGTGTTTGTCACCGACTTCACGCGCAACGTACGCCTGCTGGAATTCGGCGGTGCCCGGATCGAGCTGTGCATGGACAGCGGCGAGATACGGGCCGGGAAATCGAGTTGTCCGATCTCCGAGGTGGAACTCGAACTCATATCCGGCGCACCGCGGCAGCTGTTCGAGCTGGCCCTGGCGTTGCTCGACATCGTGCCGCTGGAGGTCGAACATACCAGCAAGGCGGAATACGGCTATCTGCTGTTTTCGGCATCCGGACCTTCGGTCAGCAAAGCCCGTTTTCCTGAATTGAGGAAATCGCAAAGCACCGCCAGTGTATTGCCCAGCCTGATCGGCGCCTGTCTGGCGCATGTGCAGGCCAATGTGCCGGGGGCATTGCTGAAAGTGGATGAGGAGTATCTGCATCAGGTGCGTGTCGGGTTGCGCCGGTTGCGCGTGGCACTTTCCATCACGCAACGCTTTGACGGGGATGACGAAGAGCTGGCGGAATTGCGCGAACAGGTTGCCAGGCTATGCGTCGAACTGGGAAGATCGCGTGAATGGGATGTGTTCGTGACACAGACGCTGGCCCCCATCTGTACGCGCATGCCGGAGCATTCTGGATTGCGCGAGGTGCTGCGAGCGAGCGAGCGAGCGCGCAAGAAACAGCATGCCGGCATGGAAGACAATCTGTCATCGCAGGAATTCCAGCGCCTGTTGCTCCGTTTGGGCGCCTGGATGCACAGTGACCGATGGCTCGGGACGGGAGCAAGGCTTGACCGGTTCGTTGCGAAAATACTTGAGAAGCGAAGCAGGCAAGTACTCAAATATGGCGCTGGAACGGCCGGCGAGAATGCCGAACAGCTGCATGTTCTGCGTATCGCCTGCAAGAAATTGCGCTACAGCATAGAAATGTTCGGCTCGCTGTTCCATGATGCCGCGATCAAGGAGTATGTGGCCGTCCTGTCCAGGCTGCAGGATATCCTGGGAGCCTTGAACGATATCGCCGTGGCACATCGGTTGCTGAACGAGTTGGATAATGCCGCACGGCGCGATACACTGGCGCTCATACGCGGCTGGATGGAACATGATTATGCGGAACGGGTTGCCGAGTTCCGCAGGATCTGGTCAAGATTTGCTGCACAAAAAGGTTTTTGGGATTAATCGTTTGCCGGGAATTGGCGAACCAGCGAGATTGGAAAGCAGAGCATGGCCAAAAAGAACACCCCGTTGCGTGTACCCGTTACTCAGGGGCTGAAAGACATCTACGCGATGGACATGTACCTGCCTTATCAAGCCGCATGCGAAGGAAAATTCAGTGTCACCGCATTTAGCCGTCTTGCGGTGGCGCTGTGTGTCGTCCGCTCGGCACTGGCGCAGAAAAACACCCAGATCCCGGATGCCATCGAAATACTGGACACTGCGATCACGACACTGACAGACGTGCGCAGGAGGGGCGACAGCACTGATGTGTGGGAGATCACGGAAGCGGAACGTCCTGCGGTGCTGAACGGAATCGAGGTCGCCGAAGAATGCATCGGTGTCCTTGATGTTGCGCTTCTGGCGCACACCGCGGCGACACTGTTCGATCAGGTATAGCGCACGCCCGGCGGTCCCTGATACTGAATTACTTGACCAGCATCGCCTTCAGCCGCGCCAGCTTGTCCATTCCTTCCTCTTTCGTCACTTCGGGGGCGTTGCCCACCGTCGCCACACCCGCATAGACGATATCCGCCTGCGGCAGTTCGGCGATGAAGCGGCTGGGATCGCACCCGGAGAACTCCTTGCCGCGTTTGCGCCGGGTGCAGTAGCTGATCTGCAGCGAGCGCTGCGCGCGGGTGATGCCGACATACATCAAACGGCGCTCCTCCTCGATCTGTTCCGGTGCTTCGCTGCGCTCGTGCGGCAGGATGCCTTCTTCCACACCGACCAGGAACACATGACCGAACTCTAGTCCTTTGGCAGCATGCAGGGTGGAGAGCGAGACGGCATCGTTTTCCTGCTCGCGTGATTCGAGCAGGTTGAGCAGGGCGATCAGCTGCGTCATCGCAATCATGGTTTTTTCGTCCGCCTCGGATTTCCGGTTCATCCAGCCGACGAAGTCCTGCACGTTCTTCCATTTGGTTTCGGCCTGGCGCGGCTCATGGCTGTCGAACAGCCAGGCTTCGTAATCGATGGCGCTCATCAGGTCGCCCATCACTTCGTTGCAGGGTTCTTTTTCGGCCCTGGCCTGCATGCGGTTGATGAAGTTGCAGAAGGTGAGCAGGTCCTCGTGCTGGCGCGGTTGCAACTGCTCCGCCATCGCTGGCTCGAATGCGGCCTCGAACAGGCTGATGTGGCGGGATGCGGCATAGCCGGCCAGTTTTTCCAGCGTACTGTTGCCGATGCCGCGCTTGGGGGTGGTGATCGCGCGGATGAAGGCGGGATCGTCGTCCGGGTTGGCGATCAGGCGCAGGTAGGCGGTGAGGTCCTTGATCTCGGCGTAATCGAAGAATGAGGTTCCGCCGCTGACCGTATAGGGTACTTTGTGCGTGCGCAGCTGTTCCTCGAACACGCGCGACAGATGGTTGCTGCGGTAGAGGATGGCGTAATCGGTAAAACGCGTCTTGTGCTCGAACTTGTGCGCCAGCAGGCGCAACACCACAGACTCGGCCTCGCTCTCGTCATCCTTCGCCGCGAACACGCGTACCGGGTCGCCGGGGCCGTGTTCGCTCCAAAGGTTCTTCTCGAACAGCTTGGTGTTGTTCTTGATCAGGTGGTTGGCGCTTTGCAGGATGCGCTGCGAGGAACGGTAGTTCTGCTCCAGCTTGATGACGCGCAGGCTGGGATAGTCTTTCTGCAGGTTGCTCAGGTTGGCCGTGCTGGCGCCGCGCCAGGCGTAAATGGCCTGATCGTCGTCGCCCACCGCCGTGATGGCGGCACGATCGCCCGCCAGCAGCTTCATCATCTGGTACTGACAGTCGTTGGTATCCTGGTATTCGTCGACGAGCAGATAGCGGAAGCGATGCTGCCAGCGCTGGGATGCTTCTTCCTGCGTCTTGAACAATTCCACCGGCAGGCGGATGAGGTCGTCGAAATCCACGGCCTGGTATGCGCGCAGCGTTTCCTGGTAGCGGGCATAAAGTAATGCAAGGCGCTGTTGCTCTTCGTTCTCGGCCATGCTCCCTGCCTGTTCGGGCGTAAGGAAGGCTGCTTTCCAGTTCGACATCACGCTTTGTGCGGTGCGTACCTCCTGTTTATCTGGGCTGCCCAGCAATTCGGCGACGATCTTGCCGGTGTCGGCGGTGTCGAAGATGGAGAACTGTTTTTTGTAGCCGAGCAAAAGGGCTTCTTCGCGCAGGATCTGCATGCCCAGCGCGTGGAAAGTGCAGATGGTCAGTCCCTTGGCTTCCCGCCCGCCCAGCAGTTTGCCGATACGCTCATTCATCTCCCTGGCGGCTTTGTTGGTGAAGGTGATGGCGGCCAGATTGCGCGGCGAATAGCCGCACTCCTCGATGAGGTAGGCCAGCTTGTGCGTGATGACGCGCGTCTTGCCGCTGCCCGCTCCGGCAAGAACCAGCAGGGGCGAACCAAGATGTTTGACCGCTTCGCGCTGAGTGGGGTTGAGTTTGCTTAACATCTGTATTTGGTGCCCGGGACCGGAATCGAACCGGTACAGAGATTTCTCCCCGACGGATTTTAAGTCCGTTGTGTCTACCAATTTCACCACCCGGGCAGATAGGCGATAACGGAACATCAGTTCCGAAATTAACGAGCGGCGCATTATACAGAGGCGGGCGAAACTCGAACAAAACAAAAATATCTGTGCTGATTTTCTTGACACGAAGTTCGATATCCATATAATGCGGACTTCGTTTTTTGCGGGAATAGCTCAGTTGGTAGAGCGATACCTTGCCAAGGTATAGGTCGCGAGTTCGAGTCTCGTTTCCCGCTCCAGATAACTTGGGAAAGCCTTCACGGCTTTCCCATAATTTTTGCTACTATGCAATTAGCCTGACGGCGCGATAGCAAAGCGGTTATGCACCGGATTGCAAATCCGTGTAGGTCGGTTCGACTCCGGCTCGCGCCTCCAACATTCATTGCGCTTCTTTACGGCATAAAAAAATCCCTGCCTAGGCAGGGATTTTTATTTTGAGCCATGCCGCAGGATGGTTATTTTGCGACCTGGCGCTCTCTGATCTCATCCAGTGTCTTGCAGTCGATGCACAAGGTTGCCGTCGGGCGCGCTTCCAGGCGGCTCAGGCCGATCTCCACACCGCATTTGTCGCAATAGCCATAGTCGCCAGCTTCGATCCGGCCCAGCATCTTGTCGATATTTTTGATCAGCTTGCGTTCGCGGTCGCGGTTGCGCAATTCTAGGCTCATGTCCGATTCCTGGCTGGCGCGGTCGTTGGGATCCGCGAAGACAGTCGCTTCGTCCTGCATGGTGTGTACGGTGCGGTCGATATCCTGACTCAGGCCCAGCTTGATCTCATTCAGAACATTGCGGAAATGCTCCAGCTGGTCCGGATTCATGTATTCCTCGCCTTTTTTCGGCTTGTATGGTGCGGAGGTTTTGCTTGCTGGTGCTGGCATTACGTCGATCTCCAAGGTGAAACTAAAAATTTTCAAGCGCGCTTTAATACCAGAAAGAAATTTCAGTCGCAACCTGAAAATTCGGACGCCTCAATCACAAAACCCTAACGCCTTGTTTTTCAAGCATACTGACCAGCAGAATCAGGGGCAGGCCAATCAGCGCATTGGGGTCGTCGCCTTCTATGCGGCTGATCAGGGCGATTCCCAGTCCTTCGGACTTGGCGCTGCCGGCACAATGATACGGCTGTTCTTTCTTGAGATAGCGTTCGATCTCGTCGTCGCGCAGGTCGCGAAAGCTTACCTTGGTGATGGCGACATCGGTTTGCATTGCACCGCTGGCTGCGTTCAGCAAGGTCAGCGCGGTGTAGAACGTCACTGTCTTGCCGCGCATTGCGCTCAGTTGCCGCACGGCATTGTCATGGTTGAGGGGCTTGCCGATCTGTTTGCCATCCAGCAAGGCCACCTGGTCGGAGCCGATGATCAGCGCATCGGGGAAGCGCCTGGCGACGACCTGTGCCTTGGCTTGTGCGAGCCGCCACGAAGTTTGTTCGGCGCTCTCACCGGGCAACGGTGTTTCATCGACATCGGGTGCGGCGGTCTGGAACGGGAGTTGCAGGGTGGAGAGCAGCTGACTTCTATATATAGAGGTCGAGGCAAGCACAAGCGGCTGAGAATTCAAGATGTTCCTTTAACAGCGTCTTTGACAGAGGTGGTCGGAATATATATCATGCGCGCCTCATGTTTGCACGGCCTTTCATAGAAAGCGTGGACTTTGCCCGAAAAGGCAAGGAAATACGCGGCGAAATAGCGGTGTCAGCGCTGCCCAGATTGGTCGACGTATTGGCTAAATCCGAAGGTTCTTTGACTTATATAGTACGTGGCTACCATGAGGACGGTCGCGACATGCTGGAAGTCACCCTGCAAGGGGTTTGTGCCTTAAGGTGCCAGCGTTGCCTGCAGGAACTGGCGTATCCGGTGGATATCGTGTCGAGGTTGTGGCTGTTGCCTGCAGACAGGCTGGATGAGGCCAGAGAGGATGACGACGAGATGGATGCCATCGAAGCAGTCCCGAATCTGGATGTGCTGGCATTGATTGAGGAAGAGTTGTTGTTGAGTTTGCCATTCGCGCCCCGGCATCCGGAAGGTGAATGCGCTCCGGCAGCAAGTGATTTACAACAGAAGGCAAGCCCGTTCGCGGTGCTGGCCGGATTGAAGAAGTAAGACAGTTTTTGTGAGGAGTAGATAAATGGCAGTTCAGCAGAATAAAAAATCCCCGTCCAAACGCGGGATGCATCGTGCGCATGATTTCCTGACCAACCCGGCGCTGGCTATCGAGCCTTCCACCGGCGAACCGCATCTGCGCCATCACATCAGCCCCAGCGGCTACTATCGCGGCAAGAAAGTCGTCAAGACCAAGGGCGAATAAGTCCATTCGGTCCTTTGCTTGGCTCTCCCGTGCGGGAGCCGAACTCTGTCCATTTCTCGCCTAAGAGGATCGCCCGGTGGATATCACGATAGCTATTGATGCCATGGGCGGCGACCACGGGACGCGGGTGACCGTTCCCGCGGCTGTCGCTTATCTGAAGAAACATCCTGACGATACTGTGATACTGGTCGGCTTGCCCGATGCCATCGAAGCCGAGTTGAGCAAACTCGGCTTTGCCGATCGTACGCGCCTGCGCATCCATGCCACGACTGAAGTTGTCGGCATGGATGAATCGCCCCAGTCTGCCTTGCGCGGCAAAAAAGACTCTTCCATGCGCGTTTCCATCAACCTTGTGAAGAGCGGCGAGGCATCTGCATGCGTCAGCGCCGGCAATACCGGCGCGTTGATGGCGACGGCCCGTTACGTGCTGAAAACCTTGCCGGGCATCGATCGTCCTGCCATCGCTTCCTTTTTGCCCACCGTCAACGGACAGGTCTGCATGTTGGACCTGGGGGCAAACGTGGACTGTACGGCCGAGCACTTGTTGCAGTTCGCCTTGATGGGCAGCACGCTGGTATCCGCGCTGGAGCATAAGGAACAGCCTACGGTCGGCCTGCTGAACATCGGCAGCGAAGACATCAAGGGCAATGAAACGGTGAAGCAGGCCGCCGAATTGCTGCAGGCCAGCGACCTCAATTTCTACGGCAACGTGGAAGGCGACGACATCTTCAAGGGCGTGACCGATGTGGTGGTGTGCGACGGATTCGTGGGCAATGTCGCCCTGAAGACCGCCGAAGGCGTGGCCAAGATGATGGGCGGCTTCCTGAAGGAAGGCTTCAGCCAGAACTGGTTCACCAAGCTGGGGGCGTTGTTGTCCATGCCAGTGCTCAAGGCCTTCAAGCACAGACTGGATCACCGCCGCTACAACGGCGCCAGCTTCCTCGGCCTGAAAGGCATCGTGGTGAAAAGCCACGGTTCGGCCGACTCGTTCGCATACCTGTGTGCCATCGAGCGTGCCGCCGAAGAATCGCGTGGCGGCATGCTGAACCACATCAGCGAGCACATCGAGAAATGGCATCACGCACGCCAACAAACCGCAGGAGAGGGGCTTTGATTTATTCCAATATCATCGGCACAGGCAGCTACCTGCCGGCCAAGGTGCTCACCAACCACGACCTCGAAAAGATCGTCGACACCTCGCACGACTGGATTGTCACCCGCAGCGGCATCGTCGAGCGCCACTTTGCGGCCGACGGCGAGCTGACCAGCGATCTGGCGCTGCAGGCCAGCCGCAAGGCGATAGAAGCGGCCGGGATCCAAGCCGATGAGATCGACCTGATCATCGTGGCCACCACCTCGCCGGATATGGCGTTCCCCAGTACGGCCTGCATCTTGCAGGACAAGCTGGGCATCCGGAACGGCGGGGCGGCCTTCGACATGCAGGCGGTGTGCGGCGGTTTCGTCTATGCCTTGAATACGGCAGATCTCTATATCCGGGGCGGGCAGGCCAGGACTGTGCTGGTGGTAGGCGCCGAGGTTTTGTCGCGCATGCTGGATTGGAATGACCGTACCACCTGTGTGCTGTTCGGGGACGGAGCCGGTGCAGTGGTATTGCGCGCTTCCGACACGCCAGGCATCGTGGCGACCAAATTGCACGCCGATGGCATTCACCGCAACATGTTGAAAGCCGACCCCAAGGTCTCGATGGATGGGAAGGCTGTTTTCAAGTTTGCCGTCAATGTGTTGAGCGAGGTAGTTGAGGAAGTGCTGGATCAGCAGAAACTGAGCGGTACTGACATCGATTGGCTGGTGCCGCACCAGGCCAATATCCGCATCATCGAGGCGACCGCCAAGAAGCTAGGCCTGGGAATGGGCAACGTGGTGGTGACTGTCGCCAACCACGGCAATACGTCGGCAGCCTCGATCCCGCTGGCATTGGATACTGCCGTACGCGATGGGCGCATCAAGGCCGGACAAAACATTCTGCTGGAGGCCGTGGGTGGCGGGTTCACCTGGGGTGCCGTATTAATCAAGTGGTAGGTTCGATATGACTCAATTCGCTTTCGTATTTCCGGGACAAGGCTCGCAATCGCGCGGCATGATGAACGGCTATGCCGATTTCGCCGCTGTGCGCGATACATTCGTCGAAGCATCCGATGTGCTGAAACAGGATCTGTGGCAACTGGTTGCCGAAGGCAGCGATGCCGACCTGAACGCCACGGTGAATACCCAGCCTGTCATGCTGACTGCCGGCGTCGCGGTATACCGCGCATGGCAATCGCAGAACGGCGCGAAGCCGGCCATCATGGCCGGACACAGCCTGGGCGAGTACACTGCGCTGGTTGCCGCCGGCGCCTTGAACTTTGCCGATGCCTTGCCGCTGGTGCGGTTCCGCGCCCAATGCATGCAACAAGCCGTGCCGGAAGGGGTGGGCGGCATCGCTGCGATCCTCGGACTGGACGACGATGTGGTACGTGCCGTGTGCGCCGAGGGCGCCCAGGGCGAGGTGCTGGAAGCGGTCAATTTCAATTCGCCCGGGCAGGTCGTCATCGCCGGTAATCGCGGCGCAGTCGAGCGCGGTATGGAACTGGCGAAGGCCAAGGGCGCAAAGCGCGCCATCATGCTGCCGATGAGCGTACCCTCTCATTGCAGCCTGCTGAAAGGCGCTGCGGAACAATTGCGTACCTACCTGAACGATGTGTCCGTGCAAGCCCCGGCTGTTCCCGTGCTGCATAACGCCGATGTCGCTGCATATGCCGATCCAGCCAGGATCAAGGACGCACTGGTGCGCCAGTTGTATTCGCCGGTGCGCTGGGTCGAGACCGTACAGTCGTTCGGTAAACAAGGTATCACCCATAACGTAGAATGCGCCCCCGGCAAGGTGCTGGCAGGGTTGAACAAGCGTATCGATACCAACCAGCAGGCAATGGCCATCAATGACGGCGAAGCTCTGAAAGCGGCCTTGGCCGCACTCGTATAAAGGGGAAGGGACATATGACGCTACAAGGACAAATCGCACTGGTTACCGGCGCTTCGCGCGGCATCGGCCAGGCCATCGCACTGGAACTGGGCAAGCAGGGTGCAACCGTAGTCGGCACCGCCACCAGCGACAAGGGCGCGCAAGCCATCAACGAATACCTGAGCGCAGCAGGAATCAAAGGGAAGGGCTTTGCGCTGAACGTCAATGACGTGGCCCAGAGCGAACAGGTACTGGCCGCCATCCGCGAACAATTCGGCGAAATCTCCATCCTGGTGAACAACGCCGGCATTACCCGCGATAACCTGCTGGCACGCATGACCGACGAAGAGTGGGACGACGTCTTGGCGACCAACCTGAAATCCGTATTCCGCCTGAGCCGCGCCGTGCTGCGCGCCATGATGAAGGCGAGGGGCGGACGCATCATCAGCATCTCCTCGGTGGTCGGCAGCATGGGCAACCCAGGGCAGGCCAACTACGCCGCGTCCAAGGCCGGCATGGTCGGCTTCACCAAATCGCTGGCGCAGGAGATCGGCAGCCGCAACATTACCGTGAACTGCGTCGCCCCCGGCTTCATCGATACCGATATGACCCATGCTCTGGGTGAGGAGCAGCGCACCAAGCTGGTCGAGCATGTACCGCTGAAACGCCTTGGCCAGCCTGCCGATATCGCTGCCGCCGTGGCATTCCTGGCCGGTCCTGGCGCAGCCTACATCACCGGTGTCACCTTGCATGTGAATGGCGGGATGTACATGGAGTAAACGTGGTGTTTTGGAATTCGGCGCAAGTTTGGTAGAATACTTGCGCTTTTTGAACTTTAATCAGAGTAGGAGAATCAGGGATGTCTAACGAACAACGAGTCAAGAAAATCGTAGCTGAGCAACTGGGTGTGAACGAATCCGAAGTCAAGAACGAGTCTTCTTTTGTGAACGATTTGGGTGCCGATTCCCTGGATACCGTAGAACTGGTTATGGCCTTGGAAGAAGAGTTCGGCGTTGAGATCCCTGATGAAGATGCAGAGAAGATCACCACCGTGCAACAAGCGCTCGACTACGTCAACGCTCATTCCAAGTAATTTAGTCCGAATCTAATCGTTTCTTTCCGCAGCGGAGTCCAGTTTGGCTAGGCGCAGAGTTGTAGTGACCGGATTGGGCGCGATCACGCCCGTCGGTATGGGGGTTGCCGAAACATGGCAAAACATCGTGGCTGGCAAGTCCGGTATCGGGCGTATTACCCGTTTCGACCCCAGCCCGTTCGCCTGCCAGGTGGCGGGTGAGGTCAACGGCTTCGACGTAACCCAATACCTGCCGGCCAAGGATGCCCGGCGCATGGATCGCTTCGTGCATTTCGGCCTTGTGGCCGGAATGGAAGCTTTCAAGGACTCCGGCCTGACGGTAACCGAACAGAACGCCGACCGCATCGGCGTATGCATCAGTTCCGGCATCGGCGGCCTGCCGATGATCGAAGAGACGCATAGCGACTTCCTGGCTGGCGGCCCGCGCAAGATTTCGCCTTTCTTCATTCCCGGCACCATCATCAACATGATCTCGGGCAACCTGTCCATCATGTACGGGTTGAAGGGGCCGAATTTCTCCGTTGTGACGGCTTGTACCACCGGCACGCACAGCATCGGCGAATCCGCGCGCATCATCGAATACGGCGACGCCGACGTCATGATCGCCGGCGGTTCCGAATCGACCATTTCGCCTCTGGCGGTCGGCGGCTTTTCTTCCGCCAAGGCATTGTCCACCCGTAACGACGACCCAGCCACGGCCAGCCGCCCCTGGGACAAGGATCGCGACGGCTTCGTCATGGGAGAGGGGGCCGGCGTGCTGGTACTGGAAGAGTACGAACATGCCAAGGCCCGTGGCGCCAAGATCTATGCCGAGATCACCGGCTATGGCATGAGCGCGGACGCCTATCACATGACCGCTCCCAGCACGGACGGCCCCAGGCGCAGCATGGTCAATGCGTTGCGCAATGCCGGCATCACCCCGGATCAGGTGCAATACGTCAACGCGCACGGCACCTCCACGCCGCTGGGCGACAAGAACGAAACCGAAGCGATCAAGCTGGCTTTCGGCGATCATGCCAAGAAGCTGGTGGTGAGCTCCACCAAATCGATGACCGGCCACTTGCTGGGCGGGGCGGGCGGCATCGAGTCCCTGTTCTGCGTGCTGGCTATCCATCACCAGATCGCACCGCCCACGATCAACGTGTTCGAGCAGGACCCGGAGTGCGATCTGGACTACTGTGCCAATACCGCACGCCAGATGAAGATCGATGTGGCGATCAATAACAATTTCGGCTTTGGCGGGACCAACGGCTCTCTGGTGTTCCGCAAGGTCTGATCCCGCGCCGTGATGCTGATCAACGGCGCGCCGGGCAATACAATCAATGCAGAAGATCGCGGCCTGACCTACGGCGACGGCGTGTTCCGCACGCTGCTGATGCGGTCCGGACGTCCTGTATGCTGGGAACGCCAATACGCCAAACTGCAGCGCGATTGCGGTGCGCTGAAGATCCCTTGTCCTTCGGCGCTGATCCTGTTCAGCGAGCTGCAACAGCTTGGCAAGGCCCAGCCCGATGGAGTCGCCAAGATCATTATCACCCGCGGCCCCTCTGCGAGAGGCTATGCGCCTCAAGCCCAATCCGAAGCAACCCGCATCCTTAGCGTCACTCCGCCGGTCGCGTATCCAGCGGAAAATGCCATACAGGGCGTGCGCATGCATGCCTGCAAGATCCGCCTCGGGCACCAGCCGCTGCTGGCCGGCATCAAGCATCTGAACCGGCTCGAGAATGTGCTGGCAGCCAGTGAGCTGCAGGGACGCGACATGCCGGAAGGCTTGATGAGCGACAGCGCCGGTTATGTCATTGGCGGCACCCGCAGCAATTTGTTCATGTTGCGCGGTAATATCCTCTATACGCCGAACCTGTCGCGTTGCGGCGTGGCTGGGGTGCAGCGCGACCGCGTGATGGACTGGGGCAAGCACCATGGCGTAACCTGCAAGGTGGCCGACCTCCGTTTGGAAGAACTGGTCCAGGCCGACGAGATATTCGTTGTAAACAGCGTATTCGGGTTATGGCCGGTATGCGAACTCGCCGCCTACCGGCGCACGACGCATCCACTGGCCTGGAAAATACAGGAATGGTTGAAAGATGAGCATCATTAAAGAATTGGCGTTGTGGCTGCTGTTCGTACTGGTCATCGTGGCAGGCCTGTTCACTTACTATGCGCGTACCCCGATCCCGCTGGAGCATACCCCGTTCGAATTCTCGCTGAAGCAGGGTAGCAGCCTGAAAAGCGCCGCGCATCAGATGCAACAGGCTGGCGGCCTGAACAACGAATGGCTGTTCGTATTGCTGGCCAGAGGGCTGCGCAAGGCGTCGCAGATCAAGCCTGGAAACTACCAGTTGGAACACGAAGTGACGCCGTTGCAGCTGCTGAACATGATCAGCAAAGGACAAGTCGAGCAGAGCTCCGTTACGATCATAGAAGGCTCCACCTTCAAGGAGTTACGTTCCATACTGAATTCGGATTCCACCTTGCGCCACGACAGCCAGCAGCTGTCGGATGCGGAGATCCTGAAACGTATCGGTGCGAGCGAAACGGTTGCCGAAGGCCTGTTTTTTCCGGATACCTATAACTATGCCAATGGCAGCAGCGACCTGAAAGTGCTGAAGCGCGCATATCAGCTGATGCAACGCAACCTGCAGGATAGCTGGAAGAAGCGCGATCCCGACCTGCCGTTCGAGACGCCTTATCAGGCGCTGATCCTAGCCTCCATCGTGGAAAAAGAGACCGGACAATCCAGCGACCGCCCCATGATCGCCTCGGTCTTCATCAATCGCCTGCGCAAGAACATGCGGTTGCAGACCGACCCGACCGTCATTTATGGCTTGGGAGACAAGTTCGATGGCAATCTGCGCAAGCGTGACCTTACGCACGACACGCCGTATAACACCTACACCCGCGATGGGTTGACGCCGACCCCGATCGCGTTGCCCGGGGCCGCTTCCTTGCAGGCAGTGCTGCATCCGGCAGCCAGTCATGCCTTGTATTTTGTCGCGCGCGGCGATGGAA from Sideroxyarcus emersonii includes:
- a CDS encoding CYTH and CHAD domain-containing protein produces the protein MIVETEIKLHISPEHLLKLKRHPWLRSLATGRASSQKLYSIYYDTADLELRRQAMALRLRRAGRQWIQTLKGGGQVSAGLHQRNEWETPVPSEQLDFEMLKAGGGELPHGVRNRLQPVFVTDFTRNVRLLEFGGARIELCMDSGEIRAGKSSCPISEVELELISGAPRQLFELALALLDIVPLEVEHTSKAEYGYLLFSASGPSVSKARFPELRKSQSTASVLPSLIGACLAHVQANVPGALLKVDEEYLHQVRVGLRRLRVALSITQRFDGDDEELAELREQVARLCVELGRSREWDVFVTQTLAPICTRMPEHSGLREVLRASERARKKQHAGMEDNLSSQEFQRLLLRLGAWMHSDRWLGTGARLDRFVAKILEKRSRQVLKYGAGTAGENAEQLHVLRIACKKLRYSIEMFGSLFHDAAIKEYVAVLSRLQDILGALNDIAVAHRLLNELDNAARRDTLALIRGWMEHDYAERVAEFRRIWSRFAAQKGFWD
- a CDS encoding UvrD-helicase domain-containing protein: MLSKLNPTQREAVKHLGSPLLVLAGAGSGKTRVITHKLAYLIEECGYSPRNLAAITFTNKAAREMNERIGKLLGGREAKGLTICTFHALGMQILREEALLLGYKKQFSIFDTADTGKIVAELLGSPDKQEVRTAQSVMSNWKAAFLTPEQAGSMAENEEQQRLALLYARYQETLRAYQAVDFDDLIRLPVELFKTQEEASQRWQHRFRYLLVDEYQDTNDCQYQMMKLLAGDRAAITAVGDDDQAIYAWRGASTANLSNLQKDYPSLRVIKLEQNYRSSQRILQSANHLIKNNTKLFEKNLWSEHGPGDPVRVFAAKDDESEAESVVLRLLAHKFEHKTRFTDYAILYRSNHLSRVFEEQLRTHKVPYTVSGGTSFFDYAEIKDLTAYLRLIANPDDDPAFIRAITTPKRGIGNSTLEKLAGYAASRHISLFEAAFEPAMAEQLQPRQHEDLLTFCNFINRMQARAEKEPCNEVMGDLMSAIDYEAWLFDSHEPRQAETKWKNVQDFVGWMNRKSEADEKTMIAMTQLIALLNLLESREQENDAVSLSTLHAAKGLEFGHVFLVGVEEGILPHERSEAPEQIEEERRLMYVGITRAQRSLQISYCTRRKRGKEFSGCDPSRFIAELPQADIVYAGVATVGNAPEVTKEEGMDKLARLKAMLVK
- the dksA gene encoding RNA polymerase-binding protein DksA, producing the protein MPAPASKTSAPYKPKKGEEYMNPDQLEHFRNVLNEIKLGLSQDIDRTVHTMQDEATVFADPNDRASQESDMSLELRNRDRERKLIKNIDKMLGRIEAGDYGYCDKCGVEIGLSRLEARPTATLCIDCKTLDEIRERQVAK
- a CDS encoding nucleoside triphosphate pyrophosphatase is translated as MNSQPLVLASTSIYRSQLLSTLQLPFQTAAPDVDETPLPGESAEQTSWRLAQAKAQVVARRFPDALIIGSDQVALLDGKQIGKPLNHDNAVRQLSAMRGKTVTFYTALTLLNAASGAMQTDVAITKVSFRDLRDDEIERYLKKEQPYHCAGSAKSEGLGIALISRIEGDDPNALIGLPLILLVSMLEKQGVRVL
- a CDS encoding DUF177 domain-containing protein — translated: MFARPFIESVDFARKGKEIRGEIAVSALPRLVDVLAKSEGSLTYIVRGYHEDGRDMLEVTLQGVCALRCQRCLQELAYPVDIVSRLWLLPADRLDEAREDDDEMDAIEAVPNLDVLALIEEELLLSLPFAPRHPEGECAPAASDLQQKASPFAVLAGLKK
- the rpmF gene encoding 50S ribosomal protein L32, translating into MAVQQNKKSPSKRGMHRAHDFLTNPALAIEPSTGEPHLRHHISPSGYYRGKKVVKTKGE
- the plsX gene encoding phosphate acyltransferase PlsX — protein: MDITIAIDAMGGDHGTRVTVPAAVAYLKKHPDDTVILVGLPDAIEAELSKLGFADRTRLRIHATTEVVGMDESPQSALRGKKDSSMRVSINLVKSGEASACVSAGNTGALMATARYVLKTLPGIDRPAIASFLPTVNGQVCMLDLGANVDCTAEHLLQFALMGSTLVSALEHKEQPTVGLLNIGSEDIKGNETVKQAAELLQASDLNFYGNVEGDDIFKGVTDVVVCDGFVGNVALKTAEGVAKMMGGFLKEGFSQNWFTKLGALLSMPVLKAFKHRLDHRRYNGASFLGLKGIVVKSHGSADSFAYLCAIERAAEESRGGMLNHISEHIEKWHHARQQTAGEGL